A genomic window from Paenibacillus thermoaerophilus includes:
- a CDS encoding acetylxylan esterase yields MNAIDKRIQALKQLQPDLTAQPDLEQFWEKVDREAGSEVRYTREEIKSPFPNAPVYKIIYDGAANTPIHAWFMLPPNASADEKQPCIVFFHGYTGSKGYPEDHAAWTMMGYAVLAIDVRGQGGETGNALAQETGMTKGWITQGILDPETCYYRAISIDALRAVRLALQLPEIDERRVFVVGVSQGGGLALVASAIEPRIRAAVAHVPNMCHIDYGILYSTGSLTEAAEYVTRFPERYEAVLRTLSYFDVMNLAHRITIPCRVTAGLKDLVCMPETIFAAYNRIASKDKEIEAYPFMGHSTPPGYREAACRFFAGLS; encoded by the coding sequence ATGAACGCGATCGACAAACGCATCCAGGCGTTGAAGCAGTTGCAACCCGACCTGACGGCGCAGCCGGATCTGGAACAATTTTGGGAGAAGGTCGACCGGGAAGCGGGCAGCGAGGTTCGGTATACGCGGGAGGAAATCAAATCCCCTTTTCCGAACGCGCCCGTGTACAAGATCATTTATGACGGAGCGGCGAACACGCCGATTCATGCGTGGTTTATGCTGCCGCCGAACGCGTCGGCCGACGAAAAACAGCCTTGCATCGTCTTTTTCCACGGATATACCGGCTCGAAAGGGTACCCCGAAGATCATGCGGCATGGACGATGATGGGTTACGCGGTGCTGGCGATCGACGTTCGCGGACAGGGCGGCGAGACGGGCAACGCGCTCGCTCAGGAAACCGGCATGACGAAGGGCTGGATTACGCAAGGCATTCTCGATCCCGAGACATGCTATTACCGGGCGATCTCCATCGACGCTCTGCGTGCCGTCCGCCTGGCGTTGCAGCTGCCGGAGATCGACGAGCGCCGCGTCTTTGTCGTCGGCGTCAGCCAAGGAGGCGGTCTCGCCCTGGTCGCGTCGGCAATAGAGCCGCGGATTCGGGCGGCGGTCGCGCACGTTCCGAATATGTGCCACATCGATTACGGCATTTTGTATTCGACCGGATCGCTGACGGAAGCGGCGGAGTACGTAACCCGATTCCCGGAACGATACGAGGCCGTCCTTCGCACGCTAAGCTATTTCGACGTGATGAATCTCGCGCACCGGATTACGATTCCCTGCCGGGTCACGGCCGGGCTGAAGGATCTCGTCTGTATGCCGGAGACGATCTTCGCCGCTTACAATCGGATCGCGTCCAAGGATAAAGAGATCGAAGCCTATCCGTTTATGGGCCACTCCACGCCTCCGGGGTACCGGGAGGCGGCGTGCCGTTTTTTCGCGGGATTGTCCTGA